A genomic window from Fusarium falciforme chromosome 2, complete sequence includes:
- a CDS encoding Vacuolar protein-sorting-associated protein 36, with the protein MFLKHIDLTTALRPSYLTDEVLLFVQDNVGLYEGKYKLPNQQNGQVYLTSHRVCYVDQKEPRTNSVALDLKDVDRYEFYAGFLKSSAKVTLFPKPPKRASYHSRAISNASSSVRNVSGSPGHSESGYRPPPEPPAAKSATWVCTICSFSNPVPSNFDPTTANAHTPLPPCLACGIKPTLTHVLKAAISGANNRTAPSPALASPLPLRPGPSDSRPLSENLDQTPTSNLLDTPNGSDSSASFPCPRCTFSNHPSLMSCEMCGAPLISQDIPSAIQQSSTSDATRIDSPGPTLDQSKGGKGGTDAYECVKLSFRRGGEKIFYERLKGSMTQRKWLLQDAPPAPKSNQMVDEATSPDSGTGASTGRTKGVGIAGLEQLGLNMRKNNELLIGSAFEDLEALMSSAKEVIALAERFARQTNNGQGNASAEENAILAESASQLGLITTKDIVGGGSSESLYLSELSRNLAEFLTDDSRGVLKKAGGIITLVDLWAMFNRARGGVELVSPADFEKAARLWSKLKLPVRLRTFRSGVMVVQSRDRTDGTTVRAILAWLQDLHEFPPDREVPWDWQVFGRGVTAQEAAERFGWSLGVAEEELLMAEERGELCREEGLEGLKFWVNYINPGDHKKHRTKAEKENDAVMKALKASGLL; encoded by the exons ATGTTTTTAAAACACATCGATCTTACTACTGCTTTAAGGCCCTCGTATCTGACAGATGAGGTGCTTCTATTTGTTCAGGATAACGTTGGCTTGTATGAGGG CAAGTACAAGCTTCCCAATCAGCAAAATGGACAGGTTTATTTAACCTCGCATCGTGTTTGCTACGTCGATCAGAAGGAACCTCGTACGAACTCGGTTGCGTTGGACCTGAAGGATGTGGACCGTTACGAGTTCTACGCCGGCTTTCTCAAGTCATCAGCCAAGGTGACTTTGTTCCCGAAGCCTCCCAAGCGAGCATCCTACCATAGCCGCGCCATCTCAAATGCCTCCAGCTCGGTCAGGAATGTCTCTGGGTCTCCAGGGCATTCAGAAAGCGGTTATCGGCCACCCCCGGAGCCACCGGCTGCCAAGAGTGCGACATGGGTCTGCACAATATGCAGTTTCTCTAACCCCGTCCCCTCCAACTTTGATCCGACTACCGCCAACGCCCATACTCCTCTTCCGCCATGCCTTGCGTGTGGAATCAAACCAACTTTAACTCATGTTTTAAAGGCAGCCATATCTGGTGCAAATAACCGTACAGCTCCATCTCCGGCTCTCGCCTCCCCTCTCCCTTTACGGCCAGGGCCGTCTGATTCTCGACCTTTGTCCGAGAATTTAGATCAAACACCAACATCCAATTTACTGGATACTCCAAATGGCTCGGATTCATCTGCTTCGTTCCCATGCCCACGGTGCACCTTTTCGAACCACCCCTCACTGATGTCCTGCGAGATGTGCGGTGCCCCCCTCATCTCTCAGGATATCCCATCAGCTATCCAGCAAAGTTCAACGTCTGATGCAACGAGGATTGATTCTCCGGGTCCCACCCTTGACCAAAGCAAGGGCGGCAAGGGCGGGACTGACGCATACGAATGTGTTAAGCTCTCTTTTCGAAGGGGAGGCGAAAAGATCTTCTATGAACGGCTAAAGGGGTCCATGACACAGCGCAAGTGGCTGCTCCAGGATgcgcctccagctccaaagAGTAATCAAATGGTGGATGAAGCAACCAGTCCTGACTCGGGAACCGGGGCATCAACAGGAAGAACAAAGGGGGTGGGCATTGCCGGTCTGGAACAGTTGGGCTTGAATATGCGAAAGAACAACGAACTGCTGATCGGCAGCGCCTTTGAGGATTTGGAGGCCCTCATGTCATCCGCCAAGGAGGTGATTGCCCTCGCCGAGCGTTTCGCAAGGCAGACAAATAATGGCCAGGGAAACGCATCGGCGGAGGAAAACGCCATCTTGGCGGAGTCGGCAAGTCAGCTGGGCCTCATCACAACAAAGGACATCGTTGGTGGCGGCAGCTCCGAGTCTCTTTATCTATCAGAACTGtcgaggaacttggcagAGTTTCTCACTGATGACTCGAGGGGCGTCCTCAAAAAAGCAGGCGGTATCATCACGCTCGTCGACTTATGGGCCATGTTCAACAGAGCCCGCGGCGGCGTTGAGCTCGTCAGCCCGGCGGACTTTGAGAAAGCCGCCAGACTTTGGagcaagctcaagcttcCCGTCCGCCTACGCACCTTTCGCAGCGGTGTTATGGTGGTCCAGAGTCGTGACCGCACGGACGGGACCACCGTCAGGGCCATCCTTGCATGGCTGCAAGACCTACACGAGTTTCCTCCAGATCGCGAGGTGCCCTGGGACTGGCAGGTGTTTGGTCGAGGCGTGActgctcaagaagctgccgAGCGCTTCGGCTGGagtcttggtgttgctgaGGAAGAGCTGCTCATGGCAGAGGAGCGAGGGGAGCTGTGTCGTGAGGAGGGACTCGAGGGCCTCAAGTTCTGGGTCAACTATATCAATCCAGGGGACCATAAGAAACACAGAACCAAGGCAGAGAAGGAAAACGATGCAGTTATGAAGGCGTTGAAAGCGAGCGGGTTGTTATGA